One Bacillota bacterium genomic window, GGCATGATCACGTTGGCTCCAGCCCGAAGTGCCCTTTCCCTACCCTTGGGATCGATGGTGGCCAGGGCCGTGGTGGCCGGCAGGTGAACGTCGGGCAGGACTAACCGGGTAAGGGCAACGGCGTTCAAGGTGATGTCCACGGAGCCCGGTGGTGTGGCCCCCAAGGGTGTATTGGGGTGGGGAATGAAAACTCCGATGCCTACCATCGCCGGTGCAAATTCTTTCATGAAGAGAATGTCCGCGGCGATGGTCTCCAGCCCCTGTCCGGGTAGCCCCACCATGATGCCTGTGCCCACCTGGTAGCCCAGTTCCTTCAGGGTATAGAGGGCGCCAATCCGGGACCGATAGCTTCCCCGGGGGTGCAGTCGGGCGTAGAGATCTGGGTCGATGGTTTCGTGCTTTAACAAATAGCGATCGGCCCCGGCTTGCCGGAATTGGGCCAGTTCCTCCTTGGGGCGCTCTCCCAAGGAAAGGGTTACCGCCACGCCCATTTGTTTGATCTCCCGGACGATGGTACAGATTTTGTCCACATCGTACCAAGGGTCTTCCCCTGACTGGAGGACGATGGTTTTATATCCTGCGGCAGTCCCGATCCGGGCTGCCTGGAGGATCTCTTCTACACTCATTCGGTACCGCAGTAGCCGGCGATTGTCCCGCCGCAATCCGCAGTAAACGCAGTTTCTTACACAGTAGTTGGAAAACTCGATAATCCCCCGTAGATGGACTGCCTCTCCTAAGGTTTCTTTGCGGATGCGGTCTGCCTCTGCCCACAGCTTTTCCTGTTCCTGCCCCCGGGCCTGGAGCCTGTCAATGAGGTCCTGTTTGGTCATGGTTCTTGCCTCAATTCTTTTTGGTAATCAGGCCGGTCTTCACCTTCACACCGGGGATGGTGCCAAGTTTCCCACTGAGGGCACCGATTTCGTCGGTGGAGCCGTCTAAAATGAGGGCGATGACCGAGACGCCTTCCTGGCGATAGGGTACCCCCATTCGCCCCACGATGATTTCCCCGTATTCACTCAGTAACCTGTTGACCCGTTCTGCTGCTTCCTGACGATTCTCAATGACGATACCCAACACACCGATACCTTGTGTCATCTTGTTACCTCCTTGGGAAAAATAAAAAAGCGCCTTGACAAGGTCAGCAATAGACACCTTGCCAAAGCGCAGCGCACGTCGCTCCATCGATGTCGATTGCCCCTCAACTCAGAAAGACCTTGTCTTAGGGATCGTTGTCCTGTTGTGCCCGCCATCTAGCCGTAGCCCGACGACCGGCAAGTTGTGAAAAGTATCACGATCACTTTATACCATATTTTTGGAGAAAAAGCAACCCCCGAAAAAACTCACGCACCGATCTTACCTACAAATCGTGACATTGTGGCTATCTTCCGATCCTTTCTCAAGGGTGGCTTGCCGGTTGAACGTGTGCGCTGAAGGGATGACCAACGAGACGGGAGCAGCGGCAATCCATACTTTAAGGGTGTCGTCGTGGTTACTAGGCGCAGAAAACACCCATCGTAGACGTTTGAAAGATGGCGTATATTTGGGATGCGACACTGGTCACTACTATTGTGAAGTCCGGCACGAATCGTCGGTACACAGCCAGCATCATCCCTTAACAGTCATCGTATACCAATACCGGTTTGGGTCTTGGAGAAGTTCGACGAATGTTTCAGCCAGAATGTCGTTGAAGGGAGGTCTCTGCGAGGAAACAGTTAGACCGCATGAAAACGATCAAGGGTGGTGCTTGTCACATACCAGGATGGTTAGTGGTGACATCCGCCGAATCCTGAAAAACTGCAGGCGCTTAAAGGAGTTTTCCACCACGGTGGAGCTGCTTGTTCTCAAGAAGCTGTCAAAGGTCCCAAAGGACAAAGCGGCCCCTTTGTTCTGGGCTAGTTTCCTTTTTCTCTAACGGTGAAATCAGTTAAAGAAACGGTTTACCATCGAAGAAGACTTCACTATGATGGGTCTGGCTTCGGTTGGGAAGCCTGTGGGATCCGGAAGGTGAAAAACTAACGCCGGTTTCTGTTACGGGCTGTACAGGTGATGGTACCGGTGGGACTTGTGGGTCTATGCAGGCCCACTGTCGCTAGCTTTGTGGCCAGGAACCGGTAGGGAAGTCAGGCCTTCGTAATAACCCCAATTGTTCTGTTGACAAGGGACACCATCCAGTCTAAACTACTAGTAATCATTATCATTACTGGTGTTTCTTGGCGGGACACTAACTGCAAAGGAGAGTCAGATATGTATACAGGCCCTTATTCAGCAATCAAAGTTAGTGATCACGTCTACTGGGTTGGTGCCATCGATTGGACGGTTAGGGACTTTCACGGATACGCTACGGAACGGGGGAGTACATATAACGCTTATCTCATCCTGGGAGATAAGATCACCCTGATCGACACCGTGGAACCAGAGTTTAAGAACCAACTGTTGGCCCGGATTTCTTCGGTGATCGAGCCGAGCAGGATCGATTATATTATCTCCAATCACTCGGAACCGGATCATGCAGGGGCTCTGGCGGAGGTGGCGGCCCTGGTGCAGCCGGAGAAGATCTTTGCGTCCAAGATGGGGGTGCGGAACCTGCAGGCCCATTTCCATCAGCCCCTGAATTTAGTACCTGTGGCGACGGGGGACAAGCTGTCATTGGGGAATCTCACCTTGGAGTTCATCGAGACCCGGATGCTGCACTGGCCTGACAGCATGTTTACCTTCTTGGTGGAGGATGGGGTGTTGTTTTCCAGTGACGCCTTCGGTATGCATCTGGCCAGCAATGCCCGGTTTGACGATCAGATCGATGATTGGGAATATGAAGCGGTGAAGTACTACGCCAATATCCTGCTTCCCTATTCGGGACTGGTCCCAGAACTGTTGGATGAAGTGGCCGCCATGAATCTGCCGATCAAAATCATTGCTCCGGCCCATGGTTTCATCTGGCGCAAGGACCTACAAACCATTCAGTCTCTGTATCGCCGCTGGGCAGAACAGAAGCCCACCAAGAAAGTGGTAGTGGCCTATGATACCATGTGGGGTAGTACCGCCAAGATGGCCGATGCCATTATGGAAGGTCTTTGGTCCGGTGGTGTCGAACCTAAGGGAATGGATCTGCGGGTAACCCACCGCAGTGATGTGGTGGCGGAGCTTTTGGAAGCCGGTGGATTGATCATCGGAACATCCACCCTGAATAACGGCCTCCTCCCCAGGGTAGGGGAACTACTTACTTACATCAAGGGTTTGCGTCCCAGAAACTTACAGACCTTTGTCTTTGGTTCCTATGGCTGGAGTGGAGAAGCGGTAGGTCAAGTGGAAAAGTTATTTGACGAGATGGGCCTGGGTGTCTTCCGCGAGGGGATTCGGTCCTGGTATGTGCCCAATCAGGAAGTCCTGGAGGCCTGTTTCAACGCTGGTCAGGAATTTGCAGCCCAGCTGCTGGAGACAATTAGAAGAGAGGAGGGAAATGCATGACAAAGTACGAATGCACACTCTGCGGGTATATCTATGATCCTGAGGTAGGCGATCCCGATAACGGTGTGGAGCCAGGCACCGCGTTTGAGGATCT contains:
- the hydE gene encoding [FeFe] hydrogenase H-cluster radical SAM maturase HydE is translated as MTKQDLIDRLQARGQEQEKLWAEADRIRKETLGEAVHLRGIIEFSNYCVRNCVYCGLRRDNRRLLRYRMSVEEILQAARIGTAAGYKTIVLQSGEDPWYDVDKICTIVREIKQMGVAVTLSLGERPKEELAQFRQAGADRYLLKHETIDPDLYARLHPRGSYRSRIGALYTLKELGYQVGTGIMVGLPGQGLETIAADILFMKEFAPAMVGIGVFIPHPNTPLGATPPGSVDITLNAVALTRLVLPDVHLPATTALATIDPKGRERALRAGANVIMPNITPLHYRRKYEIYPGKSRGARANHLTVREEIEDMIRGLGRTVAQDHGHYYRRDANVQV
- a CDS encoding rubredoxin, producing the protein MTKYECTLCGYIYDPEVGDPDNGVEPGTAFEDLPEDWVCPLCGAGKDEFEPVE
- a CDS encoding FprA family A-type flavoprotein, with amino-acid sequence MYTGPYSAIKVSDHVYWVGAIDWTVRDFHGYATERGSTYNAYLILGDKITLIDTVEPEFKNQLLARISSVIEPSRIDYIISNHSEPDHAGALAEVAALVQPEKIFASKMGVRNLQAHFHQPLNLVPVATGDKLSLGNLTLEFIETRMLHWPDSMFTFLVEDGVLFSSDAFGMHLASNARFDDQIDDWEYEAVKYYANILLPYSGLVPELLDEVAAMNLPIKIIAPAHGFIWRKDLQTIQSLYRRWAEQKPTKKVVVAYDTMWGSTAKMADAIMEGLWSGGVEPKGMDLRVTHRSDVVAELLEAGGLIIGTSTLNNGLLPRVGELLTYIKGLRPRNLQTFVFGSYGWSGEAVGQVEKLFDEMGLGVFREGIRSWYVPNQEVLEACFNAGQEFAAQLLETIRREEGNA
- a CDS encoding CopG family transcriptional regulator, encoding MTQGIGVLGIVIENRQEAAERVNRLLSEYGEIIVGRMGVPYRQEGVSVIALILDGSTDEIGALSGKLGTIPGVKVKTGLITKKN